ACCCCTTGGGTGGGGGTTGGACAGGGAGGGAGTGCCCACCACCGACCCGAAGGCGGTGTTGGACGGTGGGCTTTTAGAACCCATGGCGGGATACAAGGGCTACGGGCTGGCCCTGATGATTGACATTCTGGCCGGGGTATTAACCGGGTCCGGGTTTGGGGAAGAGGTCACCCCGTTGTACTTTGACTTTGTCAACAAGCAGAGGACGGGTCATTTCCTGATGGCTATTAACATCGGTCATTTTATAAATAAGGATCTGTTTTACAGTCGTTTAGGCCGGCTCATTGAATCGGTCAAGAACTCTCCCCGGGCTCCGGAGGTGAAAGAGATTTTTCTTCCCGGCGAAATTGAGGAGAAGAAAAGGCAGAAAAACTTGCTGGAGGGTTTGACCCTGCCCCGGGTATTCATAGGTGAGCTGTCGTTACTGGCGGACAAATTTGGTTTGAGGGATTTGTTTGAAAGGGTTATGAAAACCAATCAAGTTACTATTTAAAAGCAAGCAGCGGGGAGGGGTAACAAATAAATGGTAGACTTGGATTTGCTCCAGACGGGCAACGTTTGGAAATATATAGGTATGGAAATTATTAGGAATGCGGAGGGGCAACCCGGAGTTCACGTCAGGAATTCGGAAAGTCTCAAGCAGATTTATGGCAGTGTTCACGGCGGGATCATTGCCACGGCGGTTGATGCGGCGGTAGCAGTGGCTGTCAACAGCGCCATTGGTAAAGACTACGGGGCGGCAACGGTGGAATTAAAGGTAAATTTTTTGTACCCTGTTGTTGATTCCGATATATTTGCATTTGCCAGATTAGTTAAAGAAGGAAATTTAATGGTTGGCACCGCTGAAGTGTTTGACAACCAGGGTCAACTGGTGGCTATTGGTACTGCCACTTATAAGGTGAGGCCCCTGCAGGCAAGTAATGGAAACAAATAGGCAGGAAAAGTCCCGGTTTATCTTTTCCGGTCTGCCCATAGGCAGAATGGCGGATGGCCTTCGGGGTTACTCAGTTTTTTTATGCGGCCTCTCCTATTTGGCTATGGCCTTCAAGGGACCAGTCCGATTAGAAGGGCTGGTCACGGTTATCACTGTTCTTACCTTGCTTCAGTGCCTACCCGCCATAAGTGGCATTACTCGTTTTGCCTGCGCCGGCTTGTTCGGGCTTGGGTCGATATTATTGTTCGCAAGTGGCGCCGATGTCGCTACCTGGTGCAGCGCCGTCACGCAAAACGGTAAAATACTGACTCTCATGATGTTTGTGCCTATGCTTAGCATTCCATTCACTTTTCCGCGCTACCGGCGGTCCCTGGAACATGTGCTGCAAGGGGTGGTGCGGAGCGACGGAGGATTGTATTTGCTAACCCACCTCACGTCTCACCTCATCGGTGTGATTGTCAATATTGCCTGTGTTTCTATAACTTATTACATATTGAAAACGGGCATTGCCGGCAGAAATCTTGATATGCTGGCCAGAGCAACGGCCCGTGGATATACCACTACCTGCTTCTGGTCACCCAATTCAGGGGCGCTGGGTCTGGTTCTGGGTTATTGGGGCGGAAACCTGGTGGACGTTATCCCTGTGGGGCTGCCGCTGGCAGCTGTGGCCCTGGCGCTGGGCTGGGTTGAAAACAGGTTGTGGGGTATGAGGGAGGAGGAGTATGGTAAGGCTGTTTCTCCGGGCAATTCCGGCGCAGCAAAGCATGCCGGGAGCTCCGAGGTATACAGGGATTTTTGCTGGCTTGTTATTGCGGTGATCCTGCTCCTATGCCTTGTAGTTTTTTTGGACTGGGCTACACCTCTGGGCATCCTTACCATAGTTCCCCTGATGTCACTGATCTATCCCTTTATCTGGGCGGTGTTAGCCGGGGAAACCAGGACCCAGTGGATTCACTTCAAAAATTTTCTCAGCAGCGGCTTGCCCAGGATGTCCAACGAAGTGGTAATCTTTCTGGGTGCAGGCTTTTTTGCGGTTGCCGCGGGCAAATCCGGCGCAGTTCAATACCTGACCCGGATTTTTTCCGGTGTCTCAGACAGCCCCGTTCTTTTAACCGCCGTAATAATCCTCATAGTGGTGGGGCTTTCTCTGGTGGGGTTTCACCCCGTACTGACTACCACCAGCATTGTCGCGTCTTTTACTCCCCAGTCACTGGGGTTGCCCGCCGCCCTTTTATCGGTGGTGGTGGTTACAGGCTGGGGGCTGGCTGTAACCTGTTCGCCCTTTTCCGCATGCAGCTTGAGCCTTTCCAACATGACGGGCAACGACCCATTTACTGTAGGCGTCAGGTGGCAGTTAAGGTTTACCCTTTTGCTGTTCCTGGTCGCCCTGGTATATTTTCATTTTGTACTCCTGGCTTTTTTTTAAGCGAACTCAGTAACAACGTGATAAACCAAATAGTTGAGGGGGTAGGGTAGTATGAAGCGAAAGGTAATTATTACGGTTGCACCGGTGGGCAGCGTTCCCACCAAGAAGGATAATCCCCACACTCCCATCACGCCTTCGGAAATTGCGAGGGATGTTGTGGCGTGTTATCACCTTGGAGCTTCGGTGGCTCACATACACGCCCGGGACGACAGCGGAAAGCCCACTGCGGACGTCAACCGTTACAGGGAAATTAAAGAGCTGATTGAAAAGGAATGCGACATTATCATCCAGCTATCCACGGGAGCCAGGACGGGAAACCATTTTGAGCGGGGCGCATGCATCGATCTGAGGCCGGAAATGGCCAGCCTTACCACCGGGTCGTCCAACTTTTCCAACGGCGTCAACCTCAACCCTCCCGACCTGATCGAATACCTGGCCCAGAAGATGTACGAAAATGGTGTGGTACCTGAAATTGAGGTTTTTGACATTTCCATGGTGGATAATGCCAGGTTTTTGCTGAAAAAGGGGGTTTTAAGACCTCCCTTAAATTTTAACCTCGTTTTTAACGTTCCCGGTTCCATGTCTGGGACTCCCAAAAACCTGCTTCACATGGTGGAGATTTTACCTGAGAAGAGTACTTTTTCAGTGACGGCCATTGGCAGGGTGCAGACCGACCTGATAACCATGGCGGTAATTCTTGGGGGTAACATCAGGGTAGGGCTGGAAGACAATCTGTTTTATTCATACGAGGACAAAATGTTTGGAACCAACATGATGTTTGTTGAAAGGGCGGTAAGGATAATAAAGGAGCTGGGCAGAGAAGTTGCTCGGCCGGACGAGGCAAGGGAGATTTTACAGTTAGGCCGGAGATAAGGCCAACTATATTTTAAGTGAGGTTGAGCTAGACAGTGAAAGCCCTTGTTAAAAAGTCAACGAAGCAGTATGATATCGAGCTGACTGATTTACAGATTCCTTCTCTGAAGGATGACGAGGTACTCATCAAAGTCACCGCCAGCAGCATATGTGGTAGCGACTTGCACATGTACCTGGGTCATGAGGGATATAGATGGATTAATTACCCCGTGGTACTGGGCCATGAGGTTGTCGGTGTGGTGGAGGCGGCGGGATCTGGTGTGGAACCGGATATAGTGGGGAAAAGGGTGGTTATCAACCCCTACATACCATGCAATGCCTGCGACAACTGCCTTAAGGGGGAAGAAAACATCTGCCAGGCCGGACCGCGCACCCTGACAGCCCCGCCCCTGTCTCTGCAGTTTGGTTTCAGAAGAAACGGCGGTATGGCGGAGTACATGGTTGTCCCTCGGGACAACGCCCTGCCGCTGGGTAATAAAATCTCAGATGAGGTGGCAGCAATTTTGGAATCGGTGGCAGTTGGTGTGCATGCCGTAAACAAGATCGGCGACGTTAAAAACAAGAACATCGTAATTTTTGGCCCAGGGCCCATAGGTTTGGGGATAGCGGTGATCTGTAAGGGGTTGGGATCCGGTAAAACCTTGGTGGCGGGGCTTCCTGACGATGAAGAAAGACTGCAAATAGTGAAGAAAATAAAAGCCATTCCGGTAAGAGTAGATCCTGCTGATTTTTCAGCCTTGGCCGGGCATCTTCAGGATAGGCCCGCGGACGTAGTTTTTGACTGCTCCGGTCATCCGTCAGTGCCGGAAAAGGCCATATACCTGGTAAAAAAAGGCGGAAAAGTCATTCTGGTGGGAATATCTACGGGCAGGTTTTCATTGCCCATGGATTGCATGGTACGGGGAGAAATCGGCCTAAAGGGTACCTATGGGACCAGTAAGAAATCTTTTTTGCAGGCTATAGAGTATGCTGGTCTGCCGCAATTCCCTTTTGAACATATTGTCACCGACAGGTTTAGACTGGCAGAGGCCGTAGCTGCTTTTGATCTTGCAAGTAATAAAAAAAGGGGTAAAATATTGCTTTATCCTTAGAAATAGTATTTGTTTTAGAAGGGGACTGAACTGGAGTTTAAGAATCGCAGCAAAGTGAAGCGGTTAAAGAAAATTAAAGAAAATTAAAGAAAATGATTTCTATAAGGGGGCTTATCTTTGAATACTGACTACAAGTCGCTTTTTAACCTGGCCGGTAAGATAGCGCTTATAACAGGGGCAGCCGGTTCCATAGGTCGGGAGTTCGCTGCCGCCCTAGCCCAGAACGGCGTAAGCCTAGCGCTGCTGGATGTCAGGCAGGAAAAGCTGGAAATGCTTAAAAGAGAATTGTCGGGATACCAAGTAAGGGTAGAGATCTTCCCCTGCAACCTCAAAAATACCCGGGAAATAAAAGAATCGGTGGCAAAAGTGGTGGAAAGTTTCGGGAGAATTGATATTTTACTTAACCACGCCGGGTTGAATATCAGAAAACCGGCCCTGGAATATTCCGAGGAAGACTGGCACAGTATCGTTGATGTCAACGCCAAGGGGGCTTTTTTTATGGCTCAGCAGGTGGGCAGATATATGGTTGAGCAGAAAAGGGGCAAGATAATTAACACTGCTTCGGTATCCTCCGTACGCGGGCACCCTAACCTGTGCATATATGCTATGACCAAGGGGGCCGTCGCTCAGATGACAAAAGTACTGGCCAATGAATGGGCCCGCTACAACATCAATGTTAACGCTATTGCCCCTGGATACATAGTTACCGAGCAAACGGAAGAATACTTGAAGGACGAAAAAGTCTATGCCGGTATACTATCAAAAATCCCTATGGGGAGAATTGGCAGGCCCGTAGATTTGGTGGGGACGATGCTGTTTTTGTCCTCGCCGGCCTCGGATTACCTCACCGGCCAGACTATTCTGATAGACGGCGGGAGAACCATTGACTGAACCGGAACATACCTGTCCTTTGATAATTCTATTATTACCTTTCTATTTTCTATTTACAGAAGATATTGACACAATATAATGACTGTTAGTATAATTGTTCCACAAAGGAAAAGCAATTCCCTTGACGGAACACATCAATGTACAGGTCTTCAGTGAGAGGTCATAGCTGGAACCAGGAGCAAATAAAAAATGCAAAAGGATGTAAAAGGAGAGGAGTATTATGGCTGGAGCGTTGGAAGGTATCCGGGTTTTAGAACTGTCGAGAACGTTGGCCGGTCCTTTCTGCAGCATGTTGCTGGCTGACATGGGTGCCCAGGTGATTAAGGTGGAGCAGCCTGGTGTCGGTGATGAGACAAGGGGCTATAAACCGCCCGAATGGGGTGGAGAAAGTTGCTATTATCTTAGCCTGAACCGCAATAAGAAAGGGATCACGTTAAATCTGAAGACCGAAGAAGGCAGGCAAATTGTTAAACAACTGGTTAGCCAGGTGGACGTTTTAATTGAAAACTTCCGTACCGGGACTATGGAGAAATTCGGGTTGGGTTACGACGTTCTGAAAGAAATCAACCCGCGCCTGGTCTATTGCGCCGTAAGCGGTTTTGGCCGTACCGGACCTATGAAGGATGAGCCGGCTTACGATTTGTTGATGCAGGCCTTTGGAGGGCTTATGAGTGTGACCGGTGAACCGGGCCGGCCTCCCGTGAAAGTCGGCTTTTCAGTGGTTGATTTGACCACCGGGCTCTATGCAGCCCTGGGTGTACTGCTGGCGTTGCTGGCCAGGGAAAAAACGGGCCGGGGCCAGTATGTAGAAGCTTCCCTGCTGCAGGCCATAGTGTCGCTGCAAACCTACCTGGCCCAGGGGGTGCTGGCCACCGGCAAGATTCCCGGTCGTTTGGGTTCGGCCCATCCCAACGTGGCACCTTATCAGGTATTTGAAACGCAGGACGGGTACATAATCATTGCCGTACCCAACGACTGGTTATGGAAGAAAATGTGCGATGCACTGGGTCTCGACCACTTAAAAGAACACCCGAAATTCGCGATTAATGCAGACAGGGTAAAGAACCGGGAAGAACTGGTTGCCCTGATGACTGATTACACCAGGACCAAAACTTCCGCGGAAATCCTGGCCAAATTAAAGGAAGCAGGTGTTCCTTCCGGTCCGATTTACAACATTGCCGAGGTATTATCCCACCCGCAAGTGGTTCACCTGGGTATGATTCAGGAAGTGCCACATCCAACCATCGGTACGATGAAAGTGCTGGGGATTCCCATTATAATGTCGGAAACACCGGGTTCAGTGCGCATGGCCCCGCCGCTGCTGGGACAGCATACCGTGGAAGTGCTTTCCGGCCTGGGATACAGTGAGGAAGACATAAACGAGCTGAAAGAAAAGGGAATAATTTAAGTTGCCGGTCCAAATAAAAAGCCGTGGGAGGAGTAATGATGGATTTTAATATTAACGACGAATTAAGACTGATGGTGGAAACGGTAAAGGATTTTGTGGACAATGAAGTAGATCCTGTCAGCCAGCGTATTGACGAAGAGGATCGCATTCCGGAAGAGATCATCGAAAAGGCAAAGGAAATGGGCCTGTTTGGTCTCAGCATACCCGAAGAATACGGCGGCGTGGGTAGCATCGGCATGCTGGGAAAGTGCCTCATTTATGAACAACTGGGACGCACCTGCAACGGTTTTACCACTCTTATCGGTGCTCACACAGGAATAGGTACGGTGGGTATAGTGGAGCTGGGCACTGAAGAGCAAAAGAAAAAGTATCTTCCGGATCTCGCCTCCGGCAATCGCCTTGGTGCCTTCGCCCTTACCGAACCCGATGCCGGCTCGGATGCGGCAAACATAAAAACGACGGCGGTTCGCAAGGGAGATAAATACATCCTCAACGGCACCAAGCACTTTATTACCAACGCTCCCGAGGCGGACATTTTTACCGTAATGGCTGTTACCGACAAATCCAAGGGACCCAAAGGAATCACCTCTTTTATTGTGGAGAAAGACTTCCCGGGCTTCCGGATCGGTACCATCGAACGCAAGATGGGCCTGCGGGGATCCCATACTGCGGAGGTCATTTTGGAGGACTGCGAGGTGCCGGTGGAAAATGTGCTGGGCCAGGAAGGCCAGGGGTATGTCAATGCCTTAAAAATCCTGGCCAACGGACGTGCCGGTTTGGCCGCGCGCAACCTGGGCTCCATGCAAAAACTGCTGGAACTGTGTGTTCAATATGCCCAGCAAAGGGTACAGTTTGGCAAGCCCATCGCATCCTTCCAGGCGGTGCAACATATGCTGGCAGATATGGCTGTCGATATTGAAACTACCAGGTGGTTCACATATCGAGTTGCCTGGATGGTTGACCAGGGCATGAAAGTGATCAAGGAAGCCGCGGCTGTAAAATATTTTGCTTCCGAGGCCTACTGCCGGGTGGCCGACAAGGCCGTGCAGATTTTTGGCGGGATGGGATACATGAAGGATTTCCCCATTGAGCGGTACTACCGTGACGCCAGAATTACCAGAATCTACGAGGGTACCTCGGAGATCCAAAAGAACATTATCGCAAGCCAGCTGTTGAAGGAATATGCACTGGCCTAGACCGGCCAGACAATCAGCATGTTTAGAGAGATTATTTCCGGGGAGGAGAACAATAATGATAGTTCGAAAGGTTGCCGTGATCGGTGCCGGTACCATGGGAAGGGGAATAGCCCATGTCTGTGCTCTGGGCGGCTTTCAGGTTAACATGCAGGATGTAAGCAGCGAGTATCTGGAAAAGTCATTGAAGATCATTGAGGACAACATGCAAAAAGGGGTGGAACGGGGCAAGGTCAAGCCGGAAGATAAAGAGGCCGCCCTGGCCCGCATCAGCTGTTTTACCGATTTGAAAGAAGCGGCTCAGGATGTGGATCTGGTTATTGAGGCCGTCCCGGAAGATATGAAATTGAAGCAGGACGTTTTCGCCAAGCTTGATGAATACTGCCCCACTCATACCATCCTTGCGACCAATACTTCCTCCATGAGCATTACCGAGATTGCCGCTGCCACAAAAAGACCGGAAAAAGTGATTGGCCTGCATTTCTTCAATCCCGTACACATAATGAAACTGGTCGAAATTATTTGCGGGCTGGAAACATCGGAGGAGACCTACGCAATCTCCGCAGAAGCCTGTAAACAAATGGGCAAGGAGACCGTGAAAATCAACGAGTTTCCGGGCTTTGTGACCACCCGGATCAATGCGCTCATTGGGAACGAGGCCTTTTTAATGCTTCAGGAAGGTCTGGGTACACCGGAGGACATTGACAAAGCCCTCAAGCTTGGTCTGAACCATCCCATGGGCCCCTTTGAGATGGTCGATCTGGTAGGGCTGGATACCAGGTTAAAAATACTGGAATACCTGCATAAAACTCTGGGCGAGAAGTACCGCCCCGCCCCGCTGCTGGTTAAGTACGTTCAGGCGGGCAGACTGGGACGCAAGGTAGGTAAAGGCGTTTATGATTATACCGGGAAGTAGGTGGAGGACATAATGGGTTTCAAAAACCTTATCCTGGAAAAGGAAGAAGGCATTGCCGTGGCCACGGTCAACCGCCCGGAGGTTCGCAATGCCTTAAACCGGGAAACCTGGCAGGAGATCAACTCGTTGATTGACCAGGTGGAAAAAGATGAGGAAATACAGGTACTGATTTTCACCGGGGCGGGGGATAAAGCCTTTGTGGCCGGTGCAGATGTGGCTTCCCTGAAAGAAAGAACCATGCTGGAAACCTTTGTAAACGAGAACCAGGCCATTTTAAACCGCCTGGCCAACATGGAGAAGGTTACCATTGCAGCCATTAATGGCTACGCCCTGGGAGGCGGCTGTGAACTGGCCCTGGCCTGTGACCTGCGCGTGGCCGCTGAAAACGCCAGGCTCGGCCAGCCGGAACTGAACCTGGGCATTTTGCCCGGAGCAGGCGGCACCCAGCGCCTGGCCCGACTGGTAGGTATTGGTAATGCCAAGGAATTGATTCTAACCGGTGAAATCATTGATGCCGCCGAAGCCTACCGGATTGGGCTGGTTAACAAAGTAGTGCCCGCCGGTGAGGCAGTGCGGGCAGCCAAGGAAATGGCCCAGAAGATAATGGCGAAAGGACCTCTCGCCGTTCGT
This window of the Desulfofundulus salinus genome carries:
- a CDS encoding PaaI family thioesterase: MVDLDLLQTGNVWKYIGMEIIRNAEGQPGVHVRNSESLKQIYGSVHGGIIATAVDAAVAVAVNSAIGKDYGAATVELKVNFLYPVVDSDIFAFARLVKEGNLMVGTAEVFDNQGQLVAIGTATYKVRPLQASNGNK
- a CDS encoding 3-keto-5-aminohexanoate cleavage protein; amino-acid sequence: MKRKVIITVAPVGSVPTKKDNPHTPITPSEIARDVVACYHLGASVAHIHARDDSGKPTADVNRYREIKELIEKECDIIIQLSTGARTGNHFERGACIDLRPEMASLTTGSSNFSNGVNLNPPDLIEYLAQKMYENGVVPEIEVFDISMVDNARFLLKKGVLRPPLNFNLVFNVPGSMSGTPKNLLHMVEILPEKSTFSVTAIGRVQTDLITMAVILGGNIRVGLEDNLFYSYEDKMFGTNMMFVERAVRIIKELGREVARPDEAREILQLGRR
- a CDS encoding zinc-dependent alcohol dehydrogenase translates to MKALVKKSTKQYDIELTDLQIPSLKDDEVLIKVTASSICGSDLHMYLGHEGYRWINYPVVLGHEVVGVVEAAGSGVEPDIVGKRVVINPYIPCNACDNCLKGEENICQAGPRTLTAPPLSLQFGFRRNGGMAEYMVVPRDNALPLGNKISDEVAAILESVAVGVHAVNKIGDVKNKNIVIFGPGPIGLGIAVICKGLGSGKTLVAGLPDDEERLQIVKKIKAIPVRVDPADFSALAGHLQDRPADVVFDCSGHPSVPEKAIYLVKKGGKVILVGISTGRFSLPMDCMVRGEIGLKGTYGTSKKSFLQAIEYAGLPQFPFEHIVTDRFRLAEAVAAFDLASNKKRGKILLYP
- a CDS encoding SDR family NAD(P)-dependent oxidoreductase, with product MNTDYKSLFNLAGKIALITGAAGSIGREFAAALAQNGVSLALLDVRQEKLEMLKRELSGYQVRVEIFPCNLKNTREIKESVAKVVESFGRIDILLNHAGLNIRKPALEYSEEDWHSIVDVNAKGAFFMAQQVGRYMVEQKRGKIINTASVSSVRGHPNLCIYAMTKGAVAQMTKVLANEWARYNINVNAIAPGYIVTEQTEEYLKDEKVYAGILSKIPMGRIGRPVDLVGTMLFLSSPASDYLTGQTILIDGGRTID
- a CDS encoding CaiB/BaiF CoA transferase family protein, whose amino-acid sequence is MAGALEGIRVLELSRTLAGPFCSMLLADMGAQVIKVEQPGVGDETRGYKPPEWGGESCYYLSLNRNKKGITLNLKTEEGRQIVKQLVSQVDVLIENFRTGTMEKFGLGYDVLKEINPRLVYCAVSGFGRTGPMKDEPAYDLLMQAFGGLMSVTGEPGRPPVKVGFSVVDLTTGLYAALGVLLALLAREKTGRGQYVEASLLQAIVSLQTYLAQGVLATGKIPGRLGSAHPNVAPYQVFETQDGYIIIAVPNDWLWKKMCDALGLDHLKEHPKFAINADRVKNREELVALMTDYTRTKTSAEILAKLKEAGVPSGPIYNIAEVLSHPQVVHLGMIQEVPHPTIGTMKVLGIPIIMSETPGSVRMAPPLLGQHTVEVLSGLGYSEEDINELKEKGII
- a CDS encoding acyl-CoA dehydrogenase family protein, translating into MDFNINDELRLMVETVKDFVDNEVDPVSQRIDEEDRIPEEIIEKAKEMGLFGLSIPEEYGGVGSIGMLGKCLIYEQLGRTCNGFTTLIGAHTGIGTVGIVELGTEEQKKKYLPDLASGNRLGAFALTEPDAGSDAANIKTTAVRKGDKYILNGTKHFITNAPEADIFTVMAVTDKSKGPKGITSFIVEKDFPGFRIGTIERKMGLRGSHTAEVILEDCEVPVENVLGQEGQGYVNALKILANGRAGLAARNLGSMQKLLELCVQYAQQRVQFGKPIASFQAVQHMLADMAVDIETTRWFTYRVAWMVDQGMKVIKEAAAVKYFASEAYCRVADKAVQIFGGMGYMKDFPIERYYRDARITRIYEGTSEIQKNIIASQLLKEYALA
- a CDS encoding 3-hydroxyacyl-CoA dehydrogenase, with protein sequence MIVRKVAVIGAGTMGRGIAHVCALGGFQVNMQDVSSEYLEKSLKIIEDNMQKGVERGKVKPEDKEAALARISCFTDLKEAAQDVDLVIEAVPEDMKLKQDVFAKLDEYCPTHTILATNTSSMSITEIAAATKRPEKVIGLHFFNPVHIMKLVEIICGLETSEETYAISAEACKQMGKETVKINEFPGFVTTRINALIGNEAFLMLQEGLGTPEDIDKALKLGLNHPMGPFEMVDLVGLDTRLKILEYLHKTLGEKYRPAPLLVKYVQAGRLGRKVGKGVYDYTGK
- a CDS encoding enoyl-CoA hydratase/isomerase family protein is translated as MGFKNLILEKEEGIAVATVNRPEVRNALNRETWQEINSLIDQVEKDEEIQVLIFTGAGDKAFVAGADVASLKERTMLETFVNENQAILNRLANMEKVTIAAINGYALGGGCELALACDLRVAAENARLGQPELNLGILPGAGGTQRLARLVGIGNAKELILTGEIIDAAEAYRIGLVNKVVPAGEAVRAAKEMAQKIMAKGPLAVRFAKAVINWGSNVSLESGLIMERLAQTILFGTEDHLEGLTAFLEKRRPVYKGR